The Trichoderma atroviride chromosome 5, complete sequence genome contains a region encoding:
- a CDS encoding uncharacterized protein (EggNog:ENOG41), translating to MAEDTGIPALLASRAIVVSRAIYDVFRGRRLTPADLGSFRAAHEIAAKLYMIHQYLGTLPPYWVEHDVEQLCHTMLHSLDAIYPPTVGSARSSLFNRTYATDLEINVMNFFKKQTEKSREIRRDCDSLIQKLTKDANDIKGLPKIVTQHLDTPDTSLDELNHGAFNALQTIAECESTKYQTCRTAPTAEEDLQIMRHPARICLHELRNSQETVKRDMTVLVSAMDMTLWQEFSLKM from the coding sequence ATGGCTGAAGATACAGGCATTCCTGCCCTCCTGGCATCTCGTGCGATAGTGGTCTCGAGAGCGATATATGATGTATTTCGTGGGAGACGCTTGACACCTGCCGACCTTGGCAGCTTCCGCGCAGCTCACGAGATTGCCGCCAAGCTTTATATGATCCACCAATATCTCGGGACTCTTCCGCCTTATTGGGTTGAACACGATGTTGAGCAGCTTTGCCACACGATGCTGCATAGCTTGGATGCTATTTATCCGCCAACGGTGGGATCAGCGCGTTCATCTCTTTTCAATCGGACTTATGCTACAGATCTGGAGATAAACGTTATGAACTTTTTCAAGAAGCAAACAGAAAAGAGCCGAGAAATCAGGCGCGATTGCGACAGCCTCATCCAAAAGTTGACCAAGGACGCAAACGACATAAAAGGACTACCTAAGATCGTGACTCAGCATCTCGACACACCGGATACATCTTTGGATGAACTCAATCATGGGGCTTTCAACGCCCTCCAAACAATCGCTGAATGCGAATCTACGAAATACCAAACTTGTCGGACGGCGCCGaccgctgaagaagatttgCAAATCATGCGGCACCCTGCACGAATCTGTCTCCATGAACTTCGAAATAGCCAAGAGACGGTTAAGAGAGATATGACGGTCCTTGTTTCAGCTATGGATATGACTCTTTGGCAAGAGTTTAGTTTAAAGATGTAA
- a CDS encoding uncharacterized protein (EggNog:ENOG41~TransMembrane:1 (o336-354i)~MEROPS:MER0016983), translating to MKWDGFTNSKRYFDDAVKFCLKSKEVNPSPEQQNLDGKEGIVIRKKFHEYVVRPLEWLQKGFGTQVGHINYVDKKPLSPPQRAPDNEAGKLEPDAEFHSATVVPQMWLRDLKKISELVERKRRDCAVSAEIRVAILDTGLDREFPTFRAKSGLMKSIIEEKDFVDPDAQTMTDTFGHGTLMARLLMECAPGAGILVARVAKSTNELESSRENIKQAILWAGQIGKADIIFMSFGFPTNDQGIREAIEKVQKERQDNIIFLASAGNSSTDDESFPARHPAVISVYATNCNGVFLSSNAKSTTNSAAVLGTFGDDIPSSIQDEFSSTYPKICEPGSSVATAIMAGISATMLIYATVLPRLILLQGKAASTTDNMLQRLRTTKGMEAALDRLAPKDEDHPRRRSVNPIWFWKKSSDDLGRYAAIFDALSKLDRIS from the exons atgaaatggGATGGCTTCACGAATAGTAAGAGGTattttgatgatgctgtcaaGTTCTGtctcaaaagcaaagaggtCAATCCTTCACCGGAGCAACAAAACCTAGATGGGAAAGAAGGTATCGTCATACGGAAAAAGTTCCACGAGTATGTGGTCCGCCCACTCGAATGGCTACAAAAGGGCTTCGGAACGCAAGTTGGGCACATTAATTATGTCGACAAGAAGCCTCTTTCTCCTCCGCAAAGAGCACCTGATAACGAGGCTGGGAAATTGGAACCAGACGCAGAATTCCACAGCGCCACTGTAGTTCCCCAGATGTGGCTAAGAGACCTAAAGAAGATCAGTGAACTGGTGGAGCGCAAACGGCGCGATTGTGCAGTTTCAGCTGAGATTCGCGTTGCCATCCTGGATACAGGGTTGGATAGAGAATTTCCCACCTTTCGAGCGAAGAGCGGGCTGATGAAGAGCATCATCGAGGAGAAGGATTTTGTGGATCCTGACGCGCAAACTATGACAGATACTTTTGGACACGGGACCCTTATGGCAAGGCTCCTGATGGAGTGCGCTCCCGGAGCAGGTATTCTAGTTGCTCGTGTTGCTAAAAGCACTAATGAGCTTGAGAGCAGTCGCGAAAATATTAAGCAG GCCATCCTCTGGGCCGGACAGATTGGCAAAGCTGATATTATTTTCATGTCCTTTGGCTTCCCTACCAACGACCAAGGGATACGCGAGGCTATTGAGAAGGTGCAGAAAGAGCGTCAAGACAATATAATTTTTCTAGCCAGTGCTGGGAACTCGTCTACAGACGATGAGAGCTTCCCTGCCCGCCACCCTGCTGTTATATCAGTCTATGCTACAAACTGCAACGGAGTCTTTCTGTCATCAAATGCAAAAAGTACTACCAATAGTGCCGCCGTGCTCGGCACATTCGGCGACGACATCCCAAGCTCCATTCAAGACGAGTTTAGCAGCACATACCCAAAGATTTGCGAGCCCGGGTCCTCAGTCGCCACGGCAATAATGGCAGGCATAAGTGCTACGATGCTTATATACGCCACTGTACTGCCTCGGTTGATCTTGCTGCAAGGTAAGGCGGCGAGTACAACCGACAACATGCTGCAACGACTCCGGACCACCAAAGGCATGGAGGCAGCATTGGATCGACTGGCACCAAAAGACGAGGACCACCCACGGCGTAGGTCTGTGAACCCGATCTGGTTTTGGAAGAAGTCGAGTGATGATCTCGGGCGATATGCGGCTATTTTTGATGCCTTGTCAAAATTAGACAGAATATCATAG
- a CDS encoding uncharacterized protein (EggNog:ENOG41): MTGKTWFLPPDFTFLPDGQIALGSIIPSPQQPTAILASAISYPTVILPEVKSITEKNLSFSAEKSRSLGLALFAKVLNVGNAKINVSWYKNKTFSAVDHEVRTYHGAFAPETLRAILALDNVQRHIDGGRFGKRHVYIITGLRVVRESLTVTEEKRRNTATSVKASGFIPTGIMPAVLGATVAGKTEDRASSSYETAPGIVFAYRLHVIRPKNIGADVELFSDRTAFFSGEAEDVEPEMEIVEVDGAVYREDLDAEQDGYEEKRLEGVDNDSYIVFQSQPLAIESELLKRSQHMPEGV; encoded by the coding sequence ATGACAGGCAAAACCTGGTTTCTCCCTCCCGACTTTACCTTTCTTCCAGACGGCCAAATTGCgctcggcagcatcatccccAGCCCTCAACAACCAACCGCCATTCTCGCCTCTGCCATCTCCTACCCGACTGTCATCCTGCCAGAGGTCAAGTCCATCACGGAGAAAAACCTCAGTTTCTCAGCCGAAAAAAGCCGTTCTTTGGGGCTCGCGCTCTTTGCCAAGGTTCTCAACGTCGGAAACGCCAAGATCAATGTGTCATGGTACAAGAACAAAACCTTTAGCGCCGTGGATCATGAGGTGCGGACATACCACGGAGCCTTCGCTCCAGAGACCTTGAGAGCAATCTTGGCGCTTGATAATGTTCAGAGGCACATTGACGGAGGACGTTTTGGCAAGCGCCATGTATACATCATCACGGGCTTACGTGTGGTGCGAGAGAGCCTTACAGTtacagaagagaagaggagaaataCGGCAACTTCTGTTAAAGCATCAGGATTTATTCCCACTGGCATAATGCCCGCCGTTCTAGGGGCCACGGTCGCTGGTAAAACAGAGGATAGAGCCAGCAGTAGCTATGAGACAGCGCCGGGAATCGTTTTCGCATATCGGCTACACGTAATTCGGCCTAAGAATATAGGTGCCGATGTCGAGCTATTTTCTGATAGGACAGCATTTTTCAGCGgtgaagctgaagatgtcgagcctgagatggagattgtTGAGGTGGACGGCGCAGTGTACCGAGAAGATTTGGATGCAGAGCAAGATGGTTATGAAGAGAAGCGGCTCGAAGGAGTAGACAATGACTCCTATATCGTGTTTCAAAGCCAGCCTCTGGCAATTGAGAGCGAATTACTGAAACGTAGTCAACATATGCCAGAAGGCGTATAA
- a CDS encoding uncharacterized protein (EggNog:ENOG41) produces MECMRNKFTGGLLLDGGRYQTISPLNHGSFGMVFMAQDLVSNQVVAIKCLTKRSAPCEVNPEFAVDERSEEYALHNGLGSHPNIVNLLDTFETEAHVYLVMEFCGQGDLYEAIRNGHGPLETEHVRQFMLELVDAVAYIHSKGVYHRDIKPENIFLTQDGAMKLGDFGLATTDKWSFETTVGSDRYMAPEQFDSAGAGYSPAEADVWAIGICLLNILFSRNPFTTPTESDPLFLDFSRDKQSLFDVFPSMSQDTYEVIVQCMNLDPRKRSLEGARDALLRAVSFTTEDESLDDFCGAENPTVASAHREPLRTPSIQTPQIDGGAFPWTKALNETPAAHRRQLSIIPDDESYSEDLFSKSGETTDWYSTGVQTPSSSMLDSRIIEARLRAFNISRPPMPKPFTKVSPAAGSLPIAMGKPFPSMASVFGGRQKDTVSKSWSDMWDEDEEEEEQEQEQEQQRVSALKELNSRTWSHESTNEHSVQKTEPIPVAHVIKGDVDDDLVADGFFFHEASPPTKHAFTITPRYSPPSKRGDVDKWAALGERRRGQNIQAEPEKSPGWKQRRQFGFGYSNNGYNNNKYYEAGVWDHHFSTSHNNTILHNQHNNNGNSFGSKGWSKDRLKENSWSKAKDWNWRKDRRTDLGDVEWVGGW; encoded by the coding sequence ATGGAATGCATGAGGAACAAGTTCACTGGTGGCCTTCTCCTTGATGGAGGTCGCTACCAGACCATCTCACCACTCAACCACGGCTCATTCGGCATGGTCTTTATGGCTCAGGACCTCGTTTCCAACCAGGTCGTCGCCATCAAGTGTCTCACCAAGAGGTCAGCGCCTTGTGAGGTCAACCCCGAGTTTGCAGTCGACGAGCGATCTGAGGAATATGCTCTGCATAACGGCCTTGGATCGCACCCCAACATCGTCAACTTGCTTGATACCTTTGAGACCGAGGCTCACGTCTACTTGGTCATGGAGTTTTGCGGCCAGGGTGACCTCTATGAGGCCATTCGCAACGGCCACGGACCTCTGGAGACTGAGCACGTTCGCCAGTTCATGCTTGAGCTGGTCGACGCGGTTGCCTACATCCACTCCAAGGGTGTCTACCATCGCGATATCAAGCCAGAAAACATCTTCCTTACTCAAGATGGCGCGATGAAACTCGGCGACTTTGGCCTTGCCACTACCGACAAGTGGTCCTTCGAGACTACCGTCGGCAGCGACAGGTACATGGCTCCTGAGCAATTCGACTCTGCCGGTGCTGGATACTCACCTGCCGAGGCTGATGTCTGGGCCATTGGCATTTGTCTCCTCAacattctcttctcccgcAACCCCTTCACCACCCCCACAGAGTCTGATCCTCTGTTCCTCGACTTCTCTCGTGACAAGCAGAGCCTCTTTGACGTCTTCCCCAGCATGTCGCAGGACACGTACGAGGTCATCGTGCAGTGCATGAACTTGGACCCCAGGAAGCGTTCCCTCGAGGGCGCCCGCGATGCCCTCCTTCGCGCTGTGAGCTTTACGACGGAGGATGAGTCTCTCGATGACTTTTGCGGTGCCGAGAACCCTACCGTGGCATCCGCTCATCGTGAGCCTCTCCGCACCCCGTCCATCCAAACCCCACAGATCGATGGAGGCGCATTCCCTTGGACCAAAGCGCTCAACGAGACTCCTGCTGCCCATCGTCGCCAACTTAGTATCATTCCCGACGATGAGAGCTACAGCGAGGATCTCTTCTCCAAGTCTGGAGAGACGACCGACTGGTACTCTACTGGAGTCCAGACCCCGTCTTCCTCCATGCTGGACTCGCGCATCATTGAAGCTCGTCTGCGGGCCTTCAACATCTCTCGCCCGCCCATGCCCAAGCCTTTCACCAAGGTTTCTCCCGCTGCCGGCTCTCTGCCCATCGCCATGGGCAAGCCGTTCCCCTCCATGGCCTCCGTCTTTGGCGGCCGCCAGAAGGATACGGTTTCCAAGAGCTGGAGTGACATGtgggacgaggatgaagaggaagaggaacaagagcaggagcaggagcagcagagggTCAGCGCTCTCAAGGAGCTCAACTCGCGCACTTGGAGCCACGAGAGCACCAACGAGCACTCTGTGCAAAAGACTGAGCCCATCCCTGTGGCTCACGTCATCAAAGGGGATGTGGACGATGATTTGGTTGCGgatggtttcttttttcacgAGGCCTCTCCTCCCACCAAGCACGCCTTTACTATCACGCCGCGCTATTCGCCCCCGTCGAAGCGCGGCGACGTCGACAAGTGGGCTGCGCTTGGTGAGCGTCGCAGAGGCCAAAACATTCAGGCGGAGCCCGAAAAGTCTCCCGGTTGGAAGCAGCGTCGTCAATTTGGGTTTGGATACAGTAACAACGGATACAATAACAACAAATATTATGAAGCGGGCGTTTGGGATCATCATTTTTCTACTTCTCACAATAACACTATTTTACACAATCAAcacaacaacaatggcaacagTTTTGGCAGCAAGGGGTGGAGCAAGGATCGCCTCAAGGAGAATTCGTGGAGCAAGGCGAAAGATTGGAACTGGCGCAAGGATAGGCGCACCGATCTCGGAGACGTTGAGTGGGTTGGTGGTTGgtaa
- a CDS encoding uncharacterized protein (TransMembrane:1 (o53-77i)), which yields MGRWLVDAVGAPHHPQCRCWQVLVPSRRPTPPCALPLSSTAIYSSRIPFSSGLWRLLAFILLHPPTSYFYFIVSLLLPAPIPNPPAKGLLSPRSLRLVIRLVLPRPRSSTPCRVVSRNRSSQSPSARFATSTISPRKPCRHPNLIGTDATDSPTVDERKKGPPLPCQIPAAVRLSLFDSFVFGLP from the coding sequence ATGGGACGCTGGCTAGTGGACGCAGTGGGCGCGCCCCACCACCCccagtgccgctgctggcagGTTCTCGTGCCTTCACGGCGCCCCACCCCCCCCTGTGCACTTCCACTCTCTTCCACGGCCATTTACTCATCCCGGATTCCCTTTTCATCCGGCCTCTGGCGTCTGCTCGCCTTCATCCTCCTGCATCCACCGACTTCCTACTTCTACTTCATcgtctccctcctccttcccGCTCCCATCCCCAACCCCCCAGCCAAAggccttctttctcctcgAAGCTTGCGTCTCGTCATCCGCCTGGTTCTTCCACGACCTCGATCCTCGACTCCTTGTCGCGTCGTCTCTCGCAATCGCTCAAGTCAATCCCCCAGCGCCAGATTCGCCACCTCGACGATAAGCCCTCGCAAGCCCTGCCGCCATCCGAACCTCATCGGCACCGACGCAACCGATTCCCCAACAGTCgacgagagaaagaagggtcctcctttgccttgccAGATCCCTGCAGCGGTGCGCCTCAGCCTGTTCGACAGCTTCGTCTTCGGTCTGCCATAG